A window of Rhododendron vialii isolate Sample 1 chromosome 13a, ASM3025357v1 contains these coding sequences:
- the LOC131312581 gene encoding pentatricopeptide repeat-containing protein At5g01110 isoform X2 produces the protein MATQRPLFRTTHFRTTPLASIPYPYAQTHHFIRTIQTLEPPFNQTHPSNELQDSPSPLFTSQSFNVEKILWSLKQQGKSSFPHSYINQMNPSIVVDVLYQCRDNLQMGQRFIDLVAAKNPGFKHSSLSLSASVHILARSRRASDAQALILRMVRKSGVSRVEVVDSLVSTYQGCGSNPFVFDLLIRTYVQARKLREAVEAFRVLKSRGICVPLNACNSLLGGLVKVEWMDLAWEVYGDVVGFGLELNVYTLNIMVNALCKNRKIEDAKLYISEMEEKGIFPDIVTYNTLINAYCCEGLLEEAFDLKNSLSTKGLQSCLSTYNAIVNGLCKNGKYGKAKEVLNEMLQIGISPDCTTYNPLLVECCRKDNLSDAQGIFDEILHRGLVPDLVSYSSIISLFSRNGHLDKALSYFKSLKRVGLVPDNVIYTVLIGGFCKYGMMSEALKMRDEMVDQGCLMDIVTYNTILNGLCKERMLSDADRLFNEMLERGIYPDFCTFTTLIHGYSKHRNMNKALSLFSSMLQRNLKPDVVTYNTLIDGFCKEGDMEKADELWGDMISRRIFPNHITYNILINGFCSQCRVSEAFKLWDEMVGKGF, from the coding sequence ATGGCAACCCAACGGCCACTTTTTCGAACAACCCATTTCAGAACGACCCCTCTAGCTTCTATTCCATACCCTTACGCTCAAACCCATCATTTCATCAGAACCATTCAAACCCTAGAACCCCCCTTCAACCAAACCCACCCGTCTAACGAGCTGCAAGATTCACCATCACCCCTTTTCACATCACAGTCCTTTAATGTGGAAAAGATACTATGGAGCCTGAAGCAACAAGGTAAGTCCAGTTTTCCACACAGTTATATAAACCAAATGAACCCATCAATTGTAGTTGATGTTCTTTATCAATGCCGTGACAATTTGCAAATGGGTCAGAGGTTTATAGACTTAGTTGCTGCGAAAAACCCGGGTTTCAAGCACTCATCGCTTTCGCTGAGTGCTTCGGTACATATACTGGCGAGGAGCCGGAGGGCGTCCGATGCCCAGGCTTTGATTCTCCGGATGGTTAGAAAGAGTGGAGTTTCGCGGGTTGAGGTTGTTGACTCGTTGGTCTCTACTTACCAAGGTTGTGGGTCGAATCCGTTTGTTTTCGATTTGTTGATTAGGACTTATGTGCAAGCTAGGAAGTTGAGGGAAGCTGTGGAGGCGTTTCGCGTGTTGAAAAGTAGGGGGATTTGTGTGCCTTTAAATGCTTGTAATAGTCTTCTTGGAGGGCTTGTCAAGGTTGAGTGGATGGACTTGGCATGGGAAGTATACGGGGATGTTGTTGGGTTTGGGTTGGAACTAAATGTCTATACACTAAACATCATGGTTAATGCTTTGTGTAAAAATCGGAAAATTGAAGATGCAAAATTGTACATCTctgaaatggaagaaaaagggatATTTCCAGATATTGTGACTTATAATACTTTGATTAATGCATATTGTTGCGAAGGGCTTCTAGAAGAAGCTTTTGATTTAAAGAACTCGTTGTCGACTAAGGGTTTGCAATCATGTCTTTCGACTTATAATGCAATAGTAAATGGTTTGTGTAAGAATGGAAAGTACGGTAAAGCAAAAGAAGTTTTGAATGAAATGCTGCAGATTGGTATAAGTCCTGATTGTACCACTTATAACCCACTACTTGTTGAGTGTTGTAGGAAAGATAACTTGTCGGATGCTCAAGGAATTTTTGATGAAATCTTGCATCGAGGCCTTGTTCCTGATTTAGTCAGCTATAGTTCAATTATCAGTTTGTTTTCAAGGAATGGGCATCTCGACAAGGCATTATCATATTTTAAGAGTTTAAAAAGGGTTGGCTTGGTACCAGACAATGTGATTTATACGGTTCTTATCGGTGGGTTTTGTAAATATGGAATGATGTCAGAAGCCTTGAAGATGCGGGATGAAATGGTGGATCAGGGATGCTTAATGGATATTGTTACTTACAACACTATTCTGAATGGGTTGTGCAAAGAGAGGATGCTATCTGACGCTGATCGGCTTTTTAATGAAATGTTGGAAAGGGGTATATACCCTGATTTTTGCACTTTCACTACACTTATACACGGATACTCCAAACACAGAAATATGAATAAAGCCCTAAGCTTGTTTTCGTCAATGCTACAAAGGAATCTCAAACCAGATGTTGTGACATACAATACTTTGATTGATGGATTTTGCAAGGAAGGTGATATGGAAAAGGCTGATGA